TCACTTCGCTTGCTCTCGATTCAATTTGATAAACACGTCATTAGATACTAGATCATTTGTCGTTCTCTGacagaaaattatttgtattttgtaattaaaaagcaaaaagcatATTGGATATTTACATACACTCTAATTAAGGTATCCGTTGCAttcaaagttaaatatttgttgtctgaaagcaattttattttgttatgcgTTCAAGCTCTTTCTGTAATAATAGGAAGAAAATTAAGCCTTTCCTCAAAATAATAAGCACGTAAATTATAATCGTAAATTGATGGAGTGTTGTGAAAGTGATAAGCATAATTATGAAGTTCACAACACAACACGCATAACAAAAAGGTTGGAGCAGGTATTATAAAAACGATTTAACATGTAAAGGAATCCAATTATGGCGAATAACGAGTCCCGTCTGTAGCACGAATTTCCCAGTAGGATTTTAAATTGAGTAAATATGACgttgtttaaaaaacatacacacacaagaGCTATTAAAATTTAAGAATTTCGGGACCTTTCTCTGGGCCAAAGGGACTGATGAGTAATACATTCAATAacattgaatgaaaatatttagctTTGGATAATCGGAACTGGGTATTTTATACACAGGAGGGTTGACATCGGAATAAGACAATACAACAAAATATGATGTGTGAAAAaccatttttttgttaaaaacgaGCAATTTTGTGTACTGTATTGACCCATTTTGTTTGTACTACAGTTAAAATAGAACCAGATATGGAAGTACACCTATTTTTTAACCACCTTGTTTTTAAGGAGAAAAATCTTTTACAAAACTCTAGCGGAAATTTTCTCAATTATACAAACTGCAGACAACAATTAACCGGATTAGCACTATCTTGTTACAAAGTTGGTACACACGTACAGAACAAGGCAGCTGTTAAAacaaacttataattatttaccacTTGAAGCTAAGCAATTGTAAAACAAAGGCAGCCACACTCGGAACACTTGGTATTGTTCTTCGCAACAGATAGTTTTCACCTGTAATTAAAGTTTGCGGCGCGGATTATATTGGTTGTGATTGCAGGCAACTACTTAATTACGGAACAGGGTAATCCCCGGGGAGGCTATCGGATCACGAGCGGCTCCAAGATTTACTGCTCTTGACCTCACTTGATCCGAGCCTCGCCTAACAACTTGTAATTATAACATCGATTACAATCACTGCAACAATTACCAAGTTTAATAAAGCACTGTTTGTCGCTTTACGAGTTTCGCAATTGATGTCCCGCGTTTTAATGGGCACGAAAGTAATACACCCCTAATGTTTGTCATAGCGTTTGTTCTTCGGTAATTTCGGCGACTTTCTAAACTAATTATACATTCGTTCGTCGTCTCGCACGTCTCGAGTGCCTCCGCTGGAAAATTGGAATTTTATACTGTCGTTTTTGTGACAGGATATTAAAATGtgcacaaaacatttaaaattgaaatttttaacggCGCATACCGTGTTTTATCGATATTGTTTTCGGGACTTGCAttcttaacaataaattatatttctggGCTTGACTTcgaatttaataacatttatgtgctgaatttcataataattaaggCATGGGAAGTTTTGACAATATCTGGTTATGTATTTTGTACTAGTTAGTAAAATTCCATTATTACCTCGACATGTTTGACGaatgtaaattaaatgatgTTATATAGGCACCTAGTACCTAAAACTGTTAAAATATATggacatacatatttaatgaTAACCCATGGAATAGTgagaaatttaatttcataaaccTCAAAGTTGAGAGTTTAATAGTCTGTTTAGTCAcatctaaaataaatgaaaactgtACAAATGTTAGGAAGTTATCCCTTGAACAAAGCTGGCTGGACACAGTACCCGGGAGGTGGGGGACAAGTCAGCAACGTTGTCAACCCACAAGCTGGTTCCGCTGCGTACCTTCCACTCctgaaaatcaatttatacaTGAAACTAATAATctttaacaatataataacatGAATCAAAATAGGGACATCGAACTTGCTGCGCAAGATCGAAAAGAAAAGAGTGgaaaaaaattgataataatttataacttactGCGGCCCACAAGGTGGTATACCTCCAGATTTCAATGTTTGGATGATATTGTAAACATCACTGACGGTAACATCCTCCTAGAAtagtaaattaatcaattataatcaggacacattttattttacgagtCAGCATAAGTGCACGTGCATTGCAGAGGCAATAGAAAATGATCTTAAAATAAGGTGCAAAATTCCTAAGGGTGCGTCCTAATTGAGCGGTCCGGACGCGAACGCAACAAATGTAAGCCGCGCGGTGTCATACCACGCAACGTCTCTTCGCATTCGCGCCCAGATCGCACACGTAGGACACAACGTAATCAATCCCAGTCAATGCACAGAAAAACAGTCATTCTCTAAACTTTTCTCTATTGTGtgtgtattaaaatatgtattgtgtacaataaagaatataatGATAATGATTCCATAAACCACTTACATAATAATCATCGTCAACAACTAAGACCGGTGCATTAGCGCATGCGCCCTGGCACTCCACTAGGTCAACTCCAAACATTTTGTCAGGAGATACACTGCCGACGCAGCAGCAGGTAGCTTCTTCAACGGCTCGAAGAATAATGTCAGACCCACGCAACATGCATGGGGTAGTCTTGCAGACCTTTACATTGAATTTGCCTCTGTAGgtcctgaaatatttttttttatatatattttataattcataCTGATGACTCACTACTGATGAAGCACTGGTATTccgctgcatccggttagactcaaaatagttgggaaaaggctcgggagatgatgatgacggttGACTCACTACGATTTTGCAAAAGTAATATTActacctattaataaaaatcgTATCAAGCGTTTAGTAGTTTTGCGTTTATCGCAGGAAGACAAATAGTCGCAGCGGAGGACTTTGCTCTATTTTTAACAACTTTTGCTAGGAACGAAAATTCCGAATACGTGCCTCTTACACATGGTATAAAATGTGGCCCACTCATAGACCCTCATGCGTGGCATGCTGAGAAGCTCTGCAATCTTGTGTTGAGCTGATATTGGGATCCAACCGATCTGACGCTGCACGAGATCCATGGCCATAGAAATAGCGGAGACTTGCGAACCTTCTGGATAGTTTTGTACAAGCGCCGTGAGTCTCTGGAAAAACAATATATATTCAGTAAATACGAAATAAGTACCAACTTCGCGAGCAGTTCCATTCGCACCCCACAGGAACTCCTTCGCGCACCGGGATATAAGGCTacttaacaaagaaataatctttcaaatcgtacagtagttcctgaaattaccGCGTCCAAGAAAACAAGGAAAGAAACATAGGTACCCTTCACCCAAAACGAGTTTCATCCTAAAATACAatcggtttaaaaataaacagacagTAGAGTAGTCATACTCCGCTGATTCTAACACCACAGTTTTGATTGCTAACTGAAAGTCAAAGCTTGAGAACATTTTATGGCACTTGTTTATTACTTGTACgacataaaataaacttcagcAAACTTTTAATTGATAAAAGAGCGGAAGATAATATGGAACGAACAGGAAAATACAGCGAATGCCATCTGGCGCTCTTCGAACTTCTAAGACCTGACTCCGTGAACTCGGCACTATTTAATAGAATATCAAAACTGGAAACTTAGCTCGTTTCGTCCAACATCAGTTGAATGCGCCACTGTCGCTAAGGGCACCGCTTAATTTGGGGACAGTAAAAAGTACATTGTGGTTTTAATGGAGCTTTAATGTTAAGCAGATATGAAAGATGAAATTGTTAGATGTAGTTGGGGGAAATAATATGGTACGTTATTTAACaatataacattatataatGAATCTAAACACAGTGCTTTAAAGCATTTCCGAAATTAAATAACTATCAGGATTTTTCCACGGATAAAAATCTGAATAGCTTCAGCAATATATGGACCCAGCAAAAAATACCCAGGAGAATACAATAATAACTCAAGATACCTGAATTAGCTCCCTCATCAagcaatcaaaatcaaatagtaAGAAAGTTTACTTGAAACTGAAATTCAGGTTTACAACACCCAATAAACATAATCAGGTAATATCTCAATACCATCAGCAATCGTGAATCTCCCGACCAcacgtaattaaaataattggaaCGACAAACATCATCGGTAGAATCCGTCACCCTCACATATCTTCATAAAATGGCGACTCAATTTTATAAATTGCCACTCAACATTAACGTCAAATAACACGTCATGTTAATGGCAACACCATCATGTCGACAgctcattataatttaattaagcatTGATCATTTCAATCTCGGTGGTTAATTAATCATCATATTTTTAAGTACCGTTTTGAGGAAAGTCAGTAATTCTGTTCAGCGTTTACCTACCTTAAATATGACTTACTGCGTGACAAAATCTGAATGATATAAAACTATTGAGTATATCGTACAGCAATAACTGACAAGACCAGCTCTTCCAAAAGTAAATTCTGATTGTCAACTGGCATTTTGAATTTGTAACATTGTCTTGCAAATGCTAGTTCCAAATGTCACACTTCCAAACCATACAAAGCATTAGTTCCGAAACTGCATGCATAGCTCCTAGATGTTAACCAAATAATTTAGCTGGTCCCCGTatccacaaataaaatgaataaattcaaCAAATTGTTGAATgtaacattttcataataatgacAGCTTGTCATACAGTGTAAACAAGCTTTACACGGTAAAATAATGTTGATATGTTGGAAATCTGTCTGCACTCTGATTTAGCTGGAGTTTAGCTGGcaataactaaattattcacTGACGATAGCAATATGCATAATGAATAACAATTGTTGCGCTACTATTAGTtggattaataaaatgttatatgtGTGTTTGAATATGTAAACAGCGGTCAACAATTTTTTATCCAGAAAATCTTCATTCGCtttagtaaataaacattataattgcTAGATCCACCATAACAGAAAGAGATGTCGTTGAACACACATATTGCAAAGTAACCAAATAAGCTCAAGAAGcttttcttcaaaattaataCCTAATCCTAAGGAATGGATTGTTGGAACTTGGCAGTAAAAGagcttattaaacaaaataacatatagcTCATTTTTATCCAGATAAGTACGGGAAGCATTTTAATTGGGAAGCGGGTGAACCAGCTGGCGGAAACTAGTCAAAACTAAAGGCTGAAATGTTCAAATAAGTAACATCAGTACTAATATAAATCACAAAGAATACCTTCATATTAGCTTCAGTAAATTGAAATGGAATGTCCGGATTATTATCCGGTGTATCTCTATGTACCACTAGCTGATCAGACAGGAGCTGCGGCGTAGTGGAAACTTTCCTACTGCAGATTACCTGTTGAATAAATGCAAAGTAAACCTTTTTTCTATAAATTGTTAATGCCATAAAAATctacaaggttttttttttaatgagctGTAAGTAGATGGCTAATCATCAGATTCCATATTGGTATATGAtaaattttttaaagtaatggAACAGATTCTTTTCAAAAGAGAACTTAACGTAAGAAGTGATGAGatattcattatttaccaaTCGATATAagctcataaatatttataagtgtaTCATTTGTATTAAGTAAGTGtgtaacaaaattatgaaaatgctTACATTTGAGAGGGCGGTTCTTAATCCCAAATTATTTCGTAAAAGTAAagacattttagtaaaattaagtGTTTTCAATgatctttgtattattttatgggCACAAAATCAACAGTGACAGATATATGTCTTATGTCTCCTTATAGTTGTCAAATCATCAGACGAGAAAGAAGATCTTGTTTATGCAAATTGCACCTCCTTAAGAGAAAAGCGACAAAAATAACGCAGTGTTCCAAACTTTACCACACtgaaacttcaaataaaaatacccaAGGGCCATTTTCCTCCCTCATACCTAAATCGTGGAAATATTCAATAActattatcaaaatatacataatgtacataACGTCCCAACCATTACATGAAACGATATCGCACACTAATGTACGAAATATTCTAAATATTGCCCGGCCAAAATATTCGGGCGAGTTCGCAACGCCACGAGAAAACATCAAGGAAAGTGATTCCAACAAACTAAAAGTTGTTACCAGCCACCCAATATTAACGGATATTGGAAAAAGATGGTAAAAGATGGCAGTTGCCGGATCAAGGCTAGTAGGCACTAATATTCCCTGGATGCAATATCGGGGTTCATTGCCATAAAACCGCTCGAGGCGAATATCTTGGGTACGATATTGACCTTATAGCATTTCGCCGAGAAAGCAGATATCTGAGGCAATTTCAACATCGTAAATGATGTTTATCGTGGTAGCCTGGTGACCCGCTCCCTATGCTTCGTACTTACCTATGAACACTTGTCAAATGCCAGTGTATCGCTTTCCACACACGTATGGCGGCACGTGTAACTAAGCTGCTGTTGTGTGCCTCTGTGTGTTTACAGGTATGAGCAGTGCTACTCGTGTTTCTAGTGGCTATGAGCAAACTACCTGATAACGAAATAAGTTTTGCACCAAAATGGCAATGGAATTGGATATACTGACTACGTTTAAAACATTCTGGGCAGATTTTGATTCACTACTTCTGGGCAGTTATTTATCAGTCGGATATTTTAGAACCAGGacacttttttaaattcactgGAAGATAAGTAACAGCTGCTTCAATGGGAAAACTTATGTCATTTCTTACTTAACAAAATCGTTTAAAGGACCgtttatataaagcaaaatttTCGAAGTGTTTCATTTCAAGTAGCTCTATTCCATTTTTGCACTATTTGGTTTCCATAAACTAGATTTGAACTAAGCAAACATGGTAGTGCTGTTCACTTGCCAAAAGGTTAAAATTTTCCAATAATTTGAACGTCGATTAATCGCCACGAGTCAATAAGAAAGTAATAACGCCAAATGCTTCcagtaaaatcaaaaataaacgtTCAAATTTCCACCTCAAATTTAATTTCTTGTTGACTGCGGTGGCGTTCGTTAGATTGAAACGAATTTTCAATCGAGCGACAAAAATATTCGGCGCCATTTTTAAACGCAACCGGTGAGTCGGTGATTCGTTAACACGTCTGCCTAACTTCTGAATCAAGAA
The window above is part of the Helicoverpa armigera isolate CAAS_96S chromosome 3, ASM3070526v1, whole genome shotgun sequence genome. Proteins encoded here:
- the LOC110375851 gene encoding NADH dehydrogenase [ubiquinone] flavoprotein 2, mitochondrial, which gives rise to MSLLLRNNLGLRTALSNVICSRKVSTTPQLLSDQLVVHRDTPDNNPDIPFQFTEANMKRLTALVQNYPEGSQVSAISMAMDLVQRQIGWIPISAQHKIAELLSMPRMRVYEWATFYTMCKRTYRGKFNVKVCKTTPCMLRGSDIILRAVEEATCCCVGSVSPDKMFGVDLVECQGACANAPVLVVDDDYYEDVTVSDVYNIIQTLKSGGIPPCGPQSGRYAAEPACGLTTLLTCPPPPGYCVQPALFKG